The stretch of DNA GCACTTCCCCCGCAGGGCTTAGTCCCCGGACACTGCCCTACAATGCGCTGTCCCGTATCGTGAACCTGTTCCGTTCCCTTCCGTTTATCATCCTGATGATCCTGCTCATCCCCCTGTCCCGGTTCATCATCGGTACCAGTATCGGGCCCACGGCGGTGATAATCCCCCTGTCCATTGCGGCGGCCCCCTTTGTGGCACGGATCGTGGAGGCGGCCCTCTCTGAAGTTGACGGCGGGGTACTGGTTGCGGCAAAGGCCATGGGGTCCACCAATATGCAGATCATCCGGAAGGTGCTGATCCCCGAAGCCCTGCCGGCCCTGGTTTCCGGTCTGGCCCTGACCATCATCAACCTGATCGGCTACTCCGCCATGGCCGGGGCTATAGGCGGCGGCGGACTGGGGGATCTGGCCATACGGTACGGTTACTACCGGTTCAGGACCGATGTAACCATTGCGGCGGTGATCATCATCCTGATCCTCGTAGAAATAGTGCAGCTTACCGGCACCGCAGTAAGCCGCAGTTTGTTATCGAAACGATAAATTTCCCCGGGGAATCCCGAAGGAAATCTATTGAAATATTTTTTAATTCCATAAGGAGGAATTACATGAAAAACACACGAAGTGTGAAGATTTTTGTTGGCCTGCTCATTGCGGGCGCCCTGGTTTTCGGTCTGAACCAACCGGTACACGCCGGCGGTAAAAAAGAGGCAGCCGGCTCGGGGAGTACCCTTACGGTGGGGGCCACCCCGGTTCCCCATGCGGAACTGCTCAACCTGGTCAAGGAGGATCTGGCGGCAAAGGGTATTACCCTCAAGGTGGTGGAATTCACCGACTATGTGACCCCCAACACGGCCCTCATTGCGGGGGATCTGGACGCCAACTTCTTCCAGCACATTCCCTACCTGGCAAGCAACGCCGAGTGGAACGCCGCCCTGATTTCCGCCTTTGGGGTTCATATTGAACCCTTCGGGATCTATTCCAATTCCATCAAGGATATTGCGGATCTTAAAGAAGGCGCCACCATTGCCATTCCCAACGATCCCTCCAACGGCGGCCGGGCTCTGTTGCTGCTTCAATCCAAGGGCATCATCACCCTCAAGGCTGATGCGGGCATAACCGCCACCATCCAGGATATTACTGCCAATCCCAAGAACCTGAAGTTCCGGGAACTTGAGGCTGCCCAGCTTCCCCGGTCCCTGGCGGACGTGGATGCCGCGGCCATCAACGGTAACTACGCCCTGGAAGCGGGTCTCAACCCCGCCAAGGATGCCCTGATCATTGAGGGAGCGGACTCCCCCTATGTAAACATCGTGGTGGTGAAAAAGGGTAACGAAAATGACAGCCGGATACAGGCCCTATCACAGGCCCTACGGTCCGCGAAGATCAAGGACTACATCACCAAGACCTGGACCGACGGAAGCGTGGTAGCGATTTTCTAGAACCCGATTGTTCATACCCTATGGTATGTGTATAAAAAAGCCGCCCGATTAGGC from Treponema primitia ZAS-1 encodes:
- a CDS encoding methionine ABC transporter permease, with the protein product MDKEKLFALLSLLPQATADTVYMTLASALFACILGFPLGAFLYCTSPAGLSPRTLPYNALSRIVNLFRSLPFIILMILLIPLSRFIIGTSIGPTAVIIPLSIAAAPFVARIVEAALSEVDGGVLVAAKAMGSTNMQIIRKVLIPEALPALVSGLALTIINLIGYSAMAGAIGGGGLGDLAIRYGYYRFRTDVTIAAVIIILILVEIVQLTGTAVSRSLLSKR
- a CDS encoding MetQ/NlpA family ABC transporter substrate-binding protein, with amino-acid sequence MKNTRSVKIFVGLLIAGALVFGLNQPVHAGGKKEAAGSGSTLTVGATPVPHAELLNLVKEDLAAKGITLKVVEFTDYVTPNTALIAGDLDANFFQHIPYLASNAEWNAALISAFGVHIEPFGIYSNSIKDIADLKEGATIAIPNDPSNGGRALLLLQSKGIITLKADAGITATIQDITANPKNLKFRELEAAQLPRSLADVDAAAINGNYALEAGLNPAKDALIIEGADSPYVNIVVVKKGNENDSRIQALSQALRSAKIKDYITKTWTDGSVVAIF